The Bacteroidales bacterium genomic sequence AGAAATTTCTCTTTCTTGTTTTTGTTCCAAATAGTTAAAGGTTAATTTTTGTAAAAACAGTTTAAGATTTTCAAATTTTTCGGATAATTTAATAAAATTATGATATTGAAATAATAATAATTTAACGGGAGTTAAAGCCTGAATATATGTTATGCTTTTTTTATCAGGATTAATACTTGCTGCAATAAAATTATTTTTCAACAGAAAAGTTTTATTCCATTCATCACCGGTTTTATCCAAATAAAAAATCCTTAAAATTCCTTCACATATAAATCCAATTTCTTTTAAAGAATGATTTTCTCTTGAAAAATATTCATTTTTCTCTAATTGTCCGGAATAAGTTATAGATTCTAATTCATTCCGGCATTTTTCGCCTAAAAATTGAAAATTTTCAATTGCATTTCTAAAATTTTCGATATTTTTCCCCACTGATAACATATCAGTTATTATTAAAATGTATTGGCTTTAGTTTAGGTATTCTGTGAAATATTTTATATCTTTACAAAAAAATAAGAT encodes the following:
- a CDS encoding Crp/Fnr family transcriptional regulator; protein product: MLSVGKNIENFRNAIENFQFLGEKCRNELESITYSGQLEKNEYFSRENHSLKEIGFICEGILRIFYLDKTGDEWNKTFLLKNNFIAASINPDKKSITYIQALTPVKLLLFQYHNFIKLSEKFENLKLFLQKLTFNYLEQKQEREISLISNSASKNYLDFLKKFPDPENIIPHYHIASYLGITPIQLSRIRKKLFS